The segment atagattttttgacagaatcgtAGCGGCTTGAAATTTCATTGGCTAAGGGCTCTGCGTCAaaccaaaaaatctttaaaatattgaggaaaaaatttgaaaaatattttttgtcagCTTGCAGTACAATGGcatatttatttgtaaatgtACTAATTTCGAtctaaaaaagctcaaatttattcgtaaaagtactaattttgatctaaaaaattcaaattcatgtgtaaaagtactaattttgttctaaaaaagttaaaatttagttttcttttaaaagaatcacgtcaaaaatctttcgaaaaggttatttaaattgttttttatttaaaatgacttgatatttctaacgtttgacatttttttttacgtttcatattttttctaagcctgatattttttcacatttttctaaTCTTTGACAAACTATTATTAACTTTTGACAACTCTTTTTAACTTCTATAATTTCAAATactttatattgattttctaccgtttgatgatttttctaacGGGTGACATTTCtggtataatttttatttatcctaATAAACTCTTAATaagggataaaaaaataatataaaagtgTAATTAAGGTCGCAGAATACTAAATAATATTAAGGTTGAAccagaagaaattaaaacaatttaatttaagagcgATAATAAATTCCGCGTGGGTCTGTAAATCATCCGTGCgcaaatggagacgcctggtgggaCACGGCGTCTCCACAGGCCTTCACGGATCACCGATTTACGTCGATTTTCCCTCAATGATGGatgtgatgaagaaaaacGACCCAAGATCAATGACAAGGTGAATGCGAATTATGGGATTAAAACCACGGATAATTGGATCATTACATCGCAAAATTTCAgaataaatcatcaaaattattctttttagcatttttataGGGTAAAGCACCAGAAAGAAATATAAACTCGATTTGCTCTCCTTGATGGATCACAAATCATGTTTTCCATTACGCGCGGCACAAACATCTGGCTTGGCTTTTCCACTCAAGATGTTGCTTTTGCAATCGCGCAGCCCAAAGGAAAATGAAGTTTTCCTAGTTTTTTATTGAGGAGGAAAATGGACAAATATTGCGGGCATTGGAGTGATTTTTCATCACGAGATCAGTTTGTATTTTTAGAGGTGAAGCCCTCCCCCGAGACccactttttttctgcaggCACAGAAGAAAAGCGCGCGCGAGGGTGGGGTGGGTGTGAAAAAAGTGTGTGACGAAGTTTCTGCGATCTCACAACTTATGAGGATCGTGCAGTAAAAATACTTTGCACGGATGTATGAaaatgcaagaagaaaaaaatgaagagagagACTTCTTACCTTCCAAACGGTCTTCTTCCTCCATTCTATTGGCACATCAACACATGCACAGATCACAAGATCGCACAAGATCACAGAagatcacacacaaaaaaatccctcaaaagaaaaactttaaaagaaaactttgggCCAACGGCCATAAATGCAACTTTTGATCACACACGCGATCTAATCAAGTTCACGATCAGTCCCACGATCAGGTCGCACTAAATCTGAATCACTTGCATCCGCGGGATTGCCTTTATCTCTGCGATGCGCACGGGGCTGTTTCGGCCAGCGATTCTTGGTGCGGATCTCTGTGCAAATGAGATGCCGAAGAGGAACGGAGTAATTCAGCGGATCAAGTGCGTGCTGTGGAGAAGCTCTCGATGTTCATTTTGTGtgttctaaaattaaattaaaagcaaaattgacGATGACTGGTGACTATTTTCGTGGGGACATCAAATTGGAATCATTTCCGAGCCAATCCAAAGAGGTAGGAGGTCAGCtgtgtgtctgtgtgtgtttgtgtggatTTTCCCGTGAGGAGTCAAGGACCTAGGCGAGAATTTCCCACTTGTTTATCCTTTGGGAAGATTTTTTAGCATAGTTGTGTAGCTAAGAAGGGTGTTTGGGGGTGTCTAAACACCCTAGAAAGGTCAGATAGGTCaggctttttcttttcttaagatgccaaaagaaatttattctaaataaaaaggTAATAACAAGAATTTCCAAAAGtttttacagaaaaataacgtaaaaaatttgaaaataaacgttaaacgttaaaaaaaagcaaacgTCAAGGATTCTAATAAAATGTCAACCTAAAACAATTGAAACGTCAAGTGTCTGTAaggaaacattaaaaattaggaTTAATGTCTAAtgacaaaaaagaaatgttaaactttgaaaaatatataaagcgataggaaaaaaaaagtttttgttttagGTAAAGTTAAGTTTTCaggtttttgatttttctaaagttttgaGTGTGGATGTCAAAATGACATCTTGCCAGAATAAACTTTGAAATAAacttaaatagaaaaaaaatctgctcaGAGATTAAAATCAAGCAgcaaaaatcgcaaaaaatgttttgaaccGTTTTTGTCATTCAAATTGCaaatggcggccattttgattttttaaaagacagcaaaattaatatttttaatttagcatATCCAGTTTATTAATGTTTGGGAGTTTTGGACAAAAATGACTTATTTGAGCACAAAATAgacccaaaaattattttgtgtttttaatacATTCAGCCCCTTGGATTTCTCACgatcctcaaagggttaatgggaaatctttttttgcatgatttcaaaatgattctcaacattattttgaatttaatttatttgctagaaaaatcagcaaaacTCTGAAAAGAATTCCAAAAAATCACCAGATGAATGCcccttggaaatttttttaatttttttaatttttttaattattcttcttgcgtttcaataattttttaaagactttttttttagataaaattttattcttttttccctcaaatttctcaataaaatcccTCGAATTCCGtcgtcaaagggttaaaatctaagagaaaaaataacttcagaatttttaatgaaaaaacttttatttctaTTCGCCTTTTTCTCAGGCTtgtaaagagaatttttatacaaaatgcattgctttgtaaaaaaaagaaaatggaaaattattcgcTTTTGGAGATTTCCAGATCCCTAATAAGCTCCCTGCATTTCCGTGGatacaattttctccatgAGGAGGGAGCTATTTGAGTGTTGTTGCCTTGAGGAGGACCACATTGATGTCCATTGGGGGGAAATTTTGAAGTAGTTTAACATTGCATGCAAAATCCTGCTCCAGAATTTGCTCCCTAAGTAATCTGCAAATAAATAGAAGCTCCTGGTAAGGAGATTCTCTGCAGAATTTAGGGACAGGAAGGACTCACATGATCATGGCGCAACAGATGAGAATGAGGAATTCAAAACGATTCTCATCCGATAGCACAGAATCCCAGATTCGGACCACATCCGGAAGGGGGAACTCCTGCGAAAGCAGAAGAGTTAGCCACCGGAATCCGTAGTACTGCGGATAGAGCTCCTGATCCCGCAAACGCTGCCACACTTCCTGATCCTTCACCTCCAGCAACTTTGTCATCTTATTCATCATTGCCTTTATCCCACCCTCAGACTCATCCAGTGTCTTCATGAAGAAATCCCGAATCTCCCCCATCAGCGCTGTGAAGCAGAAGAAGCAATCCGCCTCGGCAAATTCTACTcccaaaattgaaagaaaaattatgtaaaagcTGGTAAAAGCTTCTCCCAGAACTTCCCGGAAGGATCAGGGAACAAACCTCTGAACACAATGTTTGGATCTGACGCCATGACGTAGTAAATTGGTCCAACAATCTCATTCATGCCCTGCACATACCCAATTCCCGGATtgagttttgcaaaaataaagagaatccTCTGAACTACTTCCCAGTGCGCTTCCTGACCCTCCTCCATTGCTTCATAATTTTCCGGGGCACGTTTTGTAATGAGATTGATCTGAGAGGGAGAGAAAGTTTAGTAGGAAGCTCTACTGCGAGATTCTGCTGTATGTATTCCGAAtaaatgttcaaaaattcCCCAGATAATCTCCCcttgattaattaattcccaAAAACTTACTTGCTACATTGCCGCATGATTAGGGAAGATTAGAAAGCAATAAATTggttaatttgaatgaaattttagatggaagaatgatgaagaaaaatgccCAGGAAGCCCATCCGGAAGATCCTACCTTTGTCATTCCCATTTTCCCCTCAACATTGGCTGAGGAGAGCTTCGATGGAGCCACTCTGGAGTGAAGTCTTCGCTCCCCATTGCTATTCACCACCACCTGGCAGGGGAATTCCGTTGCCTGCTGGAAGAATGAGATATCCGGGCAGAGTCTCCGGACATCCTTGTCAATCTGCAAAAGAACCTCGTTATCCTTGAAGAAGGTACTCCATGCACTCTCTGGGCCATCACTGAGTGGATGATCGGAGCAAGAGGAGTCCCCTGATGTGCCAGGAGAGACAACCATCTCATCGATAAATTGCTGATAGAGTTGACGCTTTTTCTGCAACGTCTGCGTCCAGGTGGATTTGTGTGGACCAAGGTAGCCAAGCAGTAAACGCCAGCAGAGTGCCCGGAAGCCACCACCATCAGGGATGCCTGTAGAAAATCCCGAAGAAATGTGATTTAAATGCCCAGTGGGATAAAATTGTGGGAGGTTCTCACCATTGAAGCAGAGCCCCTTGAGACTTCTCAGGTCAATGACATCGTTGGCCAGCAAGGTCTCGAACTCCTTCACTCTGCAATGCACAAAGGGTGGCTTTAGGGGATGATGGGGTGGTGGTTGATGATGTGGAGGAAACCTACCTCGTCTTGTAGAGAGACATTCTGAGGCAACTTTATTCCTCCCACTGGATGCTGTTGTTGACTTCCTCATGCGACAGCTGATTTAGCCACTACTCCAACACATGATGCCCACGATGCTCTGTGTGCAGCAGATGGCGCCACATGGTCCGGGAAGACCTTCCCGCCAATTTTCAAGCATCTCAGACTGCCGAATTAatcaggaaaaaattaaatctcaaatCAGCAATCGCTGCTcctaggaaaattaaattgttcagAAGTTCACGATGTTGTCCCCATTGAGATTCATCAGCAAGCTCCTCCTGAGACCAAAGCCTGAGAACTTCCTCACCATTCATCGTGGTGTCTACCAGAAGCTCGATCTTGACGATTCATGCCACGAAACATCAACCAGGGGACTCGTTTTGGGGATTTACTGCGATGAAGATGATCCCAATGATCTGGGAAGATTAACTCCCACCGCCATGATGTTCAATAATGTgagattttcctaatttttttccttttgcttctcttgaatttttttctcttccagaAATATGCAAACGGAAGGATTACTGAGCTGCTGAAGTATTCCCGCCCATGCCCAAGGCTCGGTGACTTCAGGACCTTCTTCAACGTTGATCCTTACTACTCTGCTGTTGTCTTGGTGGGCTTGGGGAATGAATGTCCGGATGACAATGAGATGGAGTGCATGGATGATCAGAAGGAAGCAATAAGGATTGCTGCTGCCATGGGATGCAGGGAGTTGCAGAAACTCCAGACAATTGATGTGCGTGTTGAGAGTTTTGGGCATGCTGAATCAGCTGCTGAAGGAGCTGCCCTGGCCACGTGGACAAATGATGAGAATCGCAGCATTGGACGGAAGATTGCGCCAAATATTCGACTGCTGGAGATTGAGGGGCAGGAAGCGGATCACGTGGGGTGGCAAATTGGATTGCAGAAGGCAGAAGCACAGAATTTGACGCGACAGCTGCAGGACACCCCTGCTAATAAGCTCACACCCCTCCTGTTTGCCCAGAAAATCCTCAACATCCTCATGCAGTCGGGTGTGAATGTGGAGGTGAAGGTGAAGGATTGGGCGGAGACGCACCAGATGAATTCCTTCCTGGCCGTTGCCAAGGGATCGTGTGAGCCACCAATCTTCCTGGAGCTCAGCTACTTCGGCACAAGCTACGATGAGCGCCCAATTGTTCTCATTGGCCAAGGGACAACCTACGACAGCGGTGGGCTGTGCAGGCAGTCAGCAGCTGAGCAGGAGTATGGACGTGGGGACATGACAGGAGCTGCTGTGGTGGTGGCTGCATGCCGTGCCATCGCTTCCATGCACCTTCCCGTGAACATTCGCTGCCTCATCCCACTCTGTGAGCACATCATGGGATCATCAGCCATGAAGCCGGGAGATGTGGTGAAAACAATGAACGGGAAGTGCATTGAAGTGGCCAATACGGACTACGAGGGGCCGCTGGTGATCGTTGATGCTCTCCTCTATGCCAAGAACTACTTCCCGCGCTACGTGATTGACGTCGGGACGATCTCCAGGGAGATTAAACACACCTTTGGCAGTGAAGTCAGTACTGTCTTCACAAATTCTGAGTACCTCTGGAATGAAATGCGCGAAGCCAGCTTCCATACAGgtcaggaattttttttatttttcttcttctaattgggatgaattagttggtataccacaattgTGGCCGGCCGGTTGCCCAAACAATGCCCTATACCTCctgaacggtaacagatagagacttccggtttgaagttttctatagaaatgtgagtgtaaaatttcatttttttacattttcaaaatccaagatggccgccgtccgccattttgaaatactgtcaaacAGTTCCCTTAGAGATAGAGGcctaaaattttagtatgttgtagggctcagtgagacgtttttatcaacaattcatacttgacaatcggtcaagccgtttagcaaatatggcggcctaaagcaaaaagtgttttttcgatataactcgagaacggcttgaccgatttagaccaactcaagctcaaatgaaaggtttcaagaagccatacaactctctagaacatttcaagtttcaaaaacatccgcaagaggcgctaaaaccaaaaacataaattgcctaactttaaggggcaatatctccgaatccccattatcgacTTTTTTCGTTATAACTGTACTTATAATCTTTCACCATctcgaaaatgaagaaattctttgtcgccgtttagaagatataaccatttgaaaaattcttgtattttcaaacgttctaagagccatatctttTGAACgacttgtccgattttgctcatcttggtatcaaattaaaggttttgcaattctttacaactttctagaacattagaaccCTCTAGAACCGTTCCTTGAGGATAAAAACTGCAAAacactgttttggtaaaagaaggatccgccattttgtgttctggaagtgaccttgaaatgtatcgaaatatatgtcaaattatagcttatttcaagtcctttccaaaactagtcaggaaatttctgtaggtctactaatagaacttgagatatgagcatttttatctttcaaattgctgaattttacaaaaaaatcaactttgacTACCAATTCTggtcataaattaaattacaacacaTAGACTGACCCCTTCGCGTtttggtataccaactcttataactggacgcttTATGATTaactttttcaaaagaaattttgaaaattgaatttcctgaaaatggtaaaaaaattaatcttgaaCGTTTCGGGGATAATTTTCTGAGTTTTCCTTCTTGTCCAGGTGATCGTGTTTGGCGCCTTCCTCTGTGGGATATTTTCCGGAAGAAGATAACGGCCTACCCGCATGTGGACGTGACTAATGTGGGGGTGGGCAGTGGCTACACGTGCAAATCAGCGGCAATTCTAAATGAATTCGTCGATTCCGTGGATTGGCTGCATATGGACGTCTACGGGGTGATGGTGACCAACGGAAGGGACAAACCGTACCTCCAGGAAGGCATGGCAGGACGCCCCACGAGGACTCTCATTGAAATGATTGCAAAATCAGCCGTTAAAGAGCACCAACGATATTCCTTGGAAAGTGAGTAAGGAAATTCTTTgcggaaaaatttctttaaattgattaaaggaaattcttggaaaactttgaaggaaaaatcatttgtaaaatttgtctaatttattcttcttctttgctaAATACAATgaataataacttttctttcttctcacaACGGA is part of the Lutzomyia longipalpis isolate SR_M1_2022 chromosome 3, ASM2433408v1 genome and harbors:
- the LOC129793034 gene encoding TBC1 domain family member 13 — its product is MSLYKTRVKEFETLLANDVIDLRSLKGLCFNGIPDGGGFRALCWRLLLGYLGPHKSTWTQTLQKKRQLYQQFIDEMVVSPGTSGDSSCSDHPLSDGPESAWSTFFKDNEVLLQIDKDVRRLCPDISFFQQATEFPCQVVVNSNGERRLHSRVAPSKLSSANVEGKMGMTKINLITKRAPENYEAMEEGQEAHWEVVQRILFIFAKLNPGIGYVQGMNEIVGPIYYVMASDPNIVFREFAEADCFFCFTALMGEIRDFFMKTLDESEGGIKAMMNKMTKLLEVKDQEVWQRLRDQELYPQYYGFRWLTLLLSQEFPLPDVVRIWDSVLSDENRFEFLILICCAMIILLREQILEQDFACNVKLLQNFPPMDINVVLLKATTLK
- the LOC129793026 gene encoding cytosol aminopeptidase, with the protein product MLSPLRFISKLLLRPKPENFLTIHRGVYQKLDLDDSCHETSTRGLVLGIYCDEDDPNDLGRLTPTAMMFNNKYANGRITELLKYSRPCPRLGDFRTFFNVDPYYSAVVLVGLGNECPDDNEMECMDDQKEAIRIAAAMGCRELQKLQTIDVRVESFGHAESAAEGAALATWTNDENRSIGRKIAPNIRLLEIEGQEADHVGWQIGLQKAEAQNLTRQLQDTPANKLTPLLFAQKILNILMQSGVNVEVKVKDWAETHQMNSFLAVAKGSCEPPIFLELSYFGTSYDERPIVLIGQGTTYDSGGLCRQSAAEQEYGRGDMTGAAVVVAACRAIASMHLPVNIRCLIPLCEHIMGSSAMKPGDVVKTMNGKCIEVANTDYEGPLVIVDALLYAKNYFPRYVIDVGTISREIKHTFGSEVSTVFTNSEYLWNEMREASFHTGDRVWRLPLWDIFRKKITAYPHVDVTNVGVGSGYTCKSAAILNEFVDSVDWLHMDVYGVMVTNGRDKPYLQEGMAGRPTRTLIEMIAKSAVKEHQRYSLESE